In one window of Crocosphaera subtropica ATCC 51142 DNA:
- a CDS encoding peptidoglycan DD-metalloendopeptidase family protein: MSADLLKQIMRRVLLCFLVGLLTFLTPTMAMAQVIGEQNAANFSPSYQPETKVNASTSVSIDKTIHSPSFSELAPSNKAGAFIVPTSYQKKVTQDLGYDPSRAWPANATPDQIVKLGDLLNNEYLNNVGQLSLREIGQLSGIDIEKVPLNEISIIRELSIGNLYELYPNLKQLPLTQIPFLKDTLTNVVNNPHPINLDSSDQYLIYELAQNSALQNSSLKDLTVGDWEGILNKDIQTQIRKIVQKLPNSWTELPIKNAFPINNNQLENWEVVAEEAFRKGLNLTGEELLNQFPLFQELPLGVLPIDNLSIASLPGIADKALEEIPNAANNFLDKIPGLSNIPVNKFPIEFALNLLTSDTFAKLDIAYAGKTETPVTRVVTGGTKDQKFKPEPCKEKRCPHFELDDVIGKGSASPMSGQSWVEGKAQLVDGGKGFLRSLNNGKEPTGIPVWGTDAHVKLSLEDIKEGGKGKPSKARVWANFQFCIDTFFSGEQCSPHFIPVATPWEVSEGGLVVIASTGEVPDFIAKERSRVEQQYETQYGQSTEGGEYGEDVLGDGCSDKVIAAVPSNIRSVAKKSVPLILAEARKQGLSANQTAYVLATVQTESQMGLYMYEIGKGGGKHGIYYGRGFVQITWKYNYQYWSRRLGIDLVGNPDLAAKPEVAVKILIGGMKDGTFTGMSPNGTYLPSAAQKLSDYINSSKTDYVGARRIVNGQDKAGAIATDARRYQKALSGCSSGAGGGTEGSGKCTGKFIQPTKGKFTSGYGWRWGRMHNGIDVANSVGTPMVAIDGGTIEKIYNGCPTIGYRGSGCGTPGFGGYGNIVLLKLCNGWKVLYAHGQKGSIRFKPGQKVDKGQVLVNMGSSGSSTGPHVHFEIRTNNGTTPENPLKYIPKY; the protein is encoded by the coding sequence ATGAGTGCTGATCTTTTAAAACAGATCATGCGTAGGGTTCTCCTGTGCTTTTTAGTGGGGTTATTAACTTTTTTGACCCCAACAATGGCTATGGCGCAAGTAATAGGGGAGCAAAATGCAGCTAATTTTAGCCCATCTTATCAACCCGAAACCAAGGTTAATGCTTCGACTTCTGTGAGTATTGACAAAACGATTCATTCCCCAAGTTTTAGTGAATTAGCCCCAAGTAACAAGGCTGGAGCATTCATCGTCCCAACATCGTATCAAAAAAAGGTTACTCAAGACCTCGGTTATGACCCATCGAGAGCGTGGCCGGCTAATGCAACCCCTGATCAAATTGTTAAATTGGGGGACTTACTAAACAATGAATATCTCAATAATGTTGGTCAATTATCATTAAGAGAAATTGGTCAATTATCAGGCATCGATATCGAGAAAGTTCCCTTAAATGAAATTTCTATTATTCGGGAATTATCAATCGGTAATCTGTATGAGCTTTATCCAAATTTAAAGCAACTTCCTTTAACTCAAATACCTTTTTTAAAAGATACATTGACCAATGTCGTCAATAATCCTCATCCTATTAACCTGGATAGTTCGGATCAATATCTTATTTATGAACTAGCACAAAATTCAGCTTTACAAAATAGTTCTTTAAAAGATTTAACAGTAGGAGACTGGGAAGGAATTCTCAATAAAGATATACAAACTCAAATAAGAAAAATTGTTCAAAAGCTTCCGAACAGTTGGACTGAGTTACCCATTAAGAATGCTTTTCCTATCAATAATAATCAATTAGAAAATTGGGAGGTAGTTGCTGAAGAGGCTTTTAGAAAAGGATTAAATTTAACAGGGGAAGAACTGTTGAATCAATTTCCTCTCTTTCAAGAGTTACCATTAGGTGTGCTTCCTATTGATAATTTAAGTATTGCTTCTTTACCAGGGATTGCTGATAAAGCTTTAGAAGAAATACCTAATGCTGCTAATAATTTTCTCGACAAAATACCAGGATTATCAAATATTCCTGTCAATAAATTTCCTATAGAATTTGCCTTAAATTTATTAACCAGTGATACGTTTGCCAAATTAGATATCGCTTATGCTGGAAAAACAGAAACTCCAGTAACTAGAGTGGTAACTGGTGGAACCAAAGACCAGAAATTTAAGCCCGAACCCTGCAAAGAAAAGCGATGTCCTCACTTTGAACTTGATGATGTCATAGGTAAAGGTTCTGCTAGTCCGATGAGTGGTCAAAGTTGGGTTGAAGGAAAAGCTCAATTGGTCGATGGAGGGAAAGGATTTTTGCGATCGCTTAATAATGGCAAAGAACCGACTGGTATTCCTGTCTGGGGAACAGATGCTCACGTTAAGTTGAGTTTGGAAGATATAAAGGAAGGAGGAAAGGGAAAGCCCTCTAAAGCTAGGGTTTGGGCTAATTTTCAGTTTTGTATTGATACATTTTTTAGTGGAGAACAATGTAGTCCCCATTTCATCCCAGTTGCTACACCGTGGGAAGTATCCGAGGGTGGACTGGTGGTCATTGCCTCAACCGGAGAAGTCCCAGATTTTATTGCTAAAGAACGTTCTCGTGTCGAGCAACAATATGAAACTCAGTACGGCCAAAGTACCGAGGGTGGGGAGTATGGCGAGGATGTTCTTGGAGATGGTTGTAGCGATAAAGTTATTGCTGCGGTTCCGAGCAATATCCGCAGTGTCGCTAAAAAATCAGTTCCCTTAATTCTAGCTGAAGCTCGAAAACAAGGACTATCAGCTAATCAAACAGCATATGTTTTAGCCACCGTACAAACAGAGTCCCAAATGGGATTATATATGTACGAGATCGGCAAAGGAGGAGGGAAACATGGTATTTATTATGGAAGAGGTTTCGTGCAAATAACCTGGAAATACAACTATCAATATTGGTCAAGACGGTTAGGAATTGATTTAGTTGGGAATCCTGATTTAGCTGCAAAGCCAGAAGTAGCTGTCAAAATCCTCATTGGTGGGATGAAAGATGGAACTTTTACAGGCATGAGTCCCAATGGAACTTACCTTCCATCGGCGGCTCAGAAATTAAGTGATTATATCAATTCCTCTAAAACTGATTATGTTGGGGCCCGTCGTATTGTCAACGGCCAAGATAAAGCAGGGGCGATTGCAACAGATGCTAGACGTTATCAAAAAGCTCTCAGTGGCTGTAGTAGTGGTGCTGGTGGGGGTACAGAAGGAAGTGGGAAATGTACAGGAAAATTTATTCAGCCAACGAAAGGAAAGTTTACTTCTGGTTATGGGTGGCGATGGGGAAGAATGCACAATGGCATTGATGTAGCTAACAGTGTTGGAACTCCAATGGTGGCTATTGATGGGGGAACTATCGAAAAAATTTACAATGGTTGTCCCACCATTGGATATAGAGGATCTGGTTGCGGAACCCCAGGATTTGGGGGATACGGGAATATTGTTCTTCTTAAACTATGCAATGGTTGGAAAGTGCTTTATGCTCATGGTCAAAAAGGAAGTATTCGTTTTAAGCCAGGGCAGAAAGTAGATAAAGGGCAAGTTTTAGTTAATATGGGCAGTTCTGGTAGTTCTACTGGTCCTCATGTTCATTTTGAAATAAGGACAAATAATGGGACGACCCCAGAAAATCCTTTGAAATATATTCCTAAATATTAG
- a CDS encoding DEAD/DEAH box helicase yields the protein MSATITVTSPFKLRPYQADVVKSVHQQLKTDQRVLVVAGTGAGKTVIASHLTQDFLLQNKKVLFLVHRDILVKQTVKKFAHLPHGIIAGRNPLNLSQPLQVASVQTLGRKGIEWLNHHFPFHVVIFDESHLTNWFKFSLQLFPPLPLSSDKKTLCIGLTATPWRRSKYQAMGDIYQSSVFAPLPGELISQGFLVPFAYFSIGKVEKKGLRIRNGEYETIKLKVRCNTPEVIQHIVNEWKDKAYARPTIVFTIDIEHAQAIAEAFNNQGIPAASVDGTMKIGDREQIYEQLAQREIEVVCSCEALSEGFDVPIVSCVVLARLTASKAKYIQQIGRGARITADGEKRDCLILDAVGLVEEFGFFEDISYEDLELRTSEEKPKHKTPPPMKTCPKCQQLMLGSLQVCSNDKCRHKFPPKYEVHAPKKLKLVIPESSRQKYQHYQKLIKQAYHKQSSFVDADNLFRSIYGHYPPASWRKGAIFGESPSEVDKKNYLNYLNLLVRKHQIKDPKWIENNCWEF from the coding sequence ATGTCTGCCACCATAACTGTCACTAGCCCTTTCAAGTTACGTCCTTATCAGGCTGATGTGGTTAAATCAGTTCATCAGCAACTGAAAACAGACCAACGAGTGTTAGTGGTGGCCGGAACGGGAGCCGGCAAAACCGTTATAGCTTCCCATCTCACACAGGACTTTCTTTTGCAGAATAAGAAAGTCCTTTTCCTTGTCCATCGGGATATTTTAGTTAAGCAAACGGTCAAAAAGTTTGCTCATTTACCTCATGGCATCATCGCAGGGCGTAATCCACTTAATCTGTCTCAACCTTTGCAGGTGGCATCGGTACAAACTTTAGGTAGGAAAGGAATCGAATGGTTAAACCATCATTTCCCGTTCCATGTAGTGATCTTTGACGAATCGCATCTGACCAACTGGTTTAAATTTTCCCTTCAATTATTCCCCCCTTTACCCTTATCCTCGGACAAGAAAACTCTCTGTATTGGTTTAACCGCAACCCCTTGGCGACGATCTAAGTATCAAGCGATGGGGGATATTTATCAATCTTCAGTTTTTGCCCCTTTACCTGGAGAACTGATCTCTCAGGGGTTCTTAGTGCCATTTGCCTATTTTAGTATTGGTAAAGTAGAGAAAAAAGGACTCAGAATTAGAAACGGTGAGTATGAGACAATTAAGTTAAAAGTTCGTTGTAACACTCCCGAAGTTATCCAGCATATTGTCAACGAATGGAAGGACAAAGCGTATGCTCGTCCTACTATTGTTTTTACCATTGATATTGAACACGCACAAGCCATCGCAGAAGCGTTTAATAATCAAGGCATACCTGCGGCCTCTGTTGATGGGACTATGAAGATCGGCGATCGTGAACAGATTTATGAACAGTTGGCACAACGGGAAATAGAAGTAGTGTGCAGTTGTGAGGCATTAAGTGAAGGATTTGATGTTCCTATTGTCAGTTGTGTGGTTTTGGCAAGGTTAACAGCTTCAAAAGCCAAGTATATACAGCAAATTGGACGAGGGGCTAGAATTACGGCTGATGGAGAAAAACGAGATTGTCTTATTCTTGACGCTGTGGGATTAGTCGAAGAATTTGGCTTTTTTGAGGATATTAGTTATGAAGATTTAGAACTAAGAACTTCCGAGGAAAAACCTAAGCATAAAACACCTCCACCGATGAAAACTTGTCCCAAGTGTCAACAATTGATGCTAGGAAGTTTACAAGTTTGTTCTAATGATAAATGCCGCCATAAATTTCCCCCTAAATATGAGGTTCATGCTCCTAAAAAGTTAAAGTTAGTTATTCCTGAAAGTTCTCGTCAAAAATATCAACATTATCAAAAGCTAATTAAACAAGCTTATCATAAGCAAAGTTCGTTTGTTGATGCTGATAATTTATTTCGCTCTATTTATGGTCATTATCCTCCTGCTAGTTGGCGTAAAGGTGCTATTTTTGGAGAGAGTCCTAGTGAAGTTGATAAGAAAAACTATCTCAATTATTTGAATTTATTGGTTAGGAAACATCAAATTAAAGATCCCAAATGGATTGAAAATAATTGTTGGGAATTTTGA
- a CDS encoding type IV secretory system conjugative DNA transfer family protein: MRQKIIATTATDSYQQSNQLFDSLIEPLSSPGFIGGLALFVLLLILSTFTQKKPELADGRFANSSEIRKARRKGLRQIAKGKPNKVATHLDHIVLPDLQPAIAIVGRSRAGKTRSMIDPGIKSGIDQGWTMAVFDVKGNLMKKHLPYAHRKGYDCYVFAPGFDYSDGLNILDFMESSADAKKGHEIANVLNLNFQEPGSKPDSFFSPQGVALLKTVFMLAKECPFPDLLSAWKILSLENLAGRLAAAHKSKAFEGELSSWIGEAAVALRSVSKADETAVGIVGTAVTHFQTLVDRSIIPCLLKSSIPLDLKGKQIVFFQIDEQSEAATSPLVAAAIHMLIKRNLNAFVKRKNTFGLYLDEFTSIRLPDIESWINRFAEYGFSAWLGYQSNSQLRLRYSREYAESILSSCGTKAVFNTGHPETAEKFSSALGTKEVWYKNESRSYGKNGSRSVTDHMQKIPLISGPAINRFEQGECVILNPGLDYRPYRLKVPIKKKNDELWSKCEHQWDTQIKSVLAKQAELRLDLPGPLESDTAEENLNNFLELQLSDRGFLAEAMLPTAEELQALAEYQNN, from the coding sequence ATGAGACAGAAAATTATTGCCACCACTGCAACAGACTCTTATCAACAATCGAATCAACTATTTGATTCGTTAATTGAACCTTTATCAAGTCCTGGTTTTATCGGAGGATTAGCTTTATTTGTCCTCTTACTAATCTTGTCAACCTTTACCCAAAAAAAGCCAGAATTAGCTGACGGGCGTTTTGCTAATTCCTCTGAGATAAGGAAAGCAAGAAGAAAAGGGTTAAGACAAATAGCTAAAGGGAAACCGAATAAAGTCGCCACCCACTTAGATCATATTGTCTTACCAGATCTACAACCAGCGATCGCCATAGTAGGCCGGTCGAGGGCGGGAAAAACCCGTTCGATGATCGATCCGGGTATCAAATCAGGGATAGACCAAGGATGGACAATGGCGGTGTTCGATGTCAAAGGAAACTTGATGAAAAAACATCTTCCTTATGCTCATCGCAAAGGATATGACTGTTATGTGTTTGCTCCGGGGTTTGATTATTCGGATGGTTTAAACATTTTAGATTTCATGGAGAGTTCTGCTGATGCTAAGAAAGGCCATGAAATTGCTAATGTACTTAACCTGAATTTCCAAGAACCAGGAAGTAAACCGGATAGTTTCTTTAGTCCCCAAGGGGTGGCTTTATTAAAGACGGTGTTTATGTTGGCTAAAGAATGCCCTTTTCCTGACCTCTTATCAGCATGGAAAATCTTATCTTTAGAAAACTTAGCCGGTCGTTTAGCGGCAGCTCATAAATCTAAAGCTTTTGAGGGGGAATTATCTAGTTGGATAGGAGAAGCTGCTGTAGCTTTACGGTCAGTCAGTAAAGCTGATGAGACGGCAGTGGGCATCGTCGGAACGGCAGTTACTCATTTCCAAACTTTGGTAGACCGTTCAATTATTCCCTGTCTTCTTAAAAGTAGCATTCCTTTAGACCTCAAAGGGAAACAAATTGTCTTTTTTCAGATAGATGAGCAGAGTGAAGCGGCCACGTCTCCATTGGTGGCAGCGGCCATTCATATGTTAATCAAACGGAATCTTAATGCCTTCGTTAAACGCAAAAACACTTTTGGGTTATATCTTGATGAGTTCACCTCCATTCGATTACCAGATATTGAATCATGGATTAACCGTTTTGCTGAATATGGTTTTTCAGCTTGGTTGGGATACCAGTCAAATTCCCAGTTAAGACTGCGTTATAGTCGCGAATACGCTGAATCCATACTCAGTAGTTGCGGAACTAAAGCAGTGTTCAATACTGGACATCCTGAAACCGCCGAGAAGTTTTCTAGCGCATTGGGGACTAAAGAGGTTTGGTATAAAAATGAATCTCGTTCTTATGGGAAGAACGGTTCAAGAAGCGTCACTGACCATATGCAGAAAATCCCCTTGATTTCAGGGCCGGCTATTAATCGCTTTGAACAAGGAGAATGCGTCATCCTTAATCCTGGGTTAGATTACCGTCCTTATCGTCTTAAAGTCCCTATTAAGAAGAAAAACGATGAATTGTGGTCAAAATGCGAACACCAATGGGATACACAAATTAAATCTGTTCTGGCTAAACAAGCAGAATTACGCTTAGATTTACCCGGACCACTTGAATCTGATACAGCAGAGGAAAATTTGAATAATTTTCTCGAACTTCAATTAAGCGATCGCGGATTTTTAGCCGAAGCCATGTTACCCACTGCCGAAGAATTGCAAGCATTAGCTGAATATCAAAACAACTGA
- a CDS encoding TrbI/VirB10 family protein, with protein sequence MTNSISIEQAEQVLFDEDTKEGRKQPDESPERLLKKMVPQDSEELETIPYYKKPIVQIIAVSAIGVPILWGIVNAFSGSSSPQTEASTESKQEQLYKESLEQERRKNQALALENAMKKQEIEVIPVKQVSKPEPQPQPNPVQQNSQPRQVVPVRQVQPVRQPVKTTPRVVQSKPRPSQPQPQVVIQKEPPPDPMELWLTQANGGHYLAPKGETTYVSYSVDEPSEPEPIEDSIPTAVTLSQNNIPGSPQPRKEVIAQNFTNGSSSLDIGSVGRAELKNGIAWTQGGPADNRKYLLTLNEPFHNTQGEEILPSGTRVIAEITNASGAGVFFMDVIQILTENGSYPITPGAMQIISHDGSPLKAELRKLEDNRFWQDFSAAVAPGVERAMGSLADSSESLVLQGSRSVITSSNGNSNPLAAGVSGVASGVSQVLTDRMRDKSQVQAVPYFWFPSGASVQIVVYDDISF encoded by the coding sequence ATGACTAATTCTATTTCAATCGAACAAGCTGAACAAGTATTATTTGATGAGGACACAAAAGAAGGAAGGAAACAGCCTGACGAATCCCCAGAAAGGTTACTGAAAAAGATGGTTCCGCAAGACTCAGAGGAGTTAGAAACCATTCCTTACTATAAAAAACCGATAGTACAAATAATAGCAGTCAGTGCTATTGGAGTTCCTATACTGTGGGGCATCGTCAATGCCTTTTCTGGTAGTTCTTCTCCTCAAACCGAAGCATCAACGGAAAGTAAACAGGAACAATTATACAAAGAATCCTTAGAACAAGAAAGACGGAAAAATCAAGCACTTGCTCTAGAGAATGCGATGAAAAAGCAAGAAATAGAGGTTATTCCAGTTAAACAAGTGTCTAAACCAGAACCACAACCACAACCAAACCCAGTACAACAAAACTCACAACCACGACAAGTAGTTCCAGTCCGACAAGTACAACCGGTTAGACAACCAGTCAAAACGACCCCTCGTGTCGTTCAATCAAAACCCAGACCATCCCAACCCCAACCCCAGGTAGTAATCCAAAAAGAACCTCCACCAGATCCAATGGAATTATGGTTAACTCAAGCTAATGGCGGTCATTACTTAGCGCCAAAAGGAGAAACGACCTATGTTTCCTATTCCGTAGACGAACCCTCTGAACCCGAACCCATTGAAGACAGTATTCCGACGGCAGTTACCTTATCACAAAACAATATTCCCGGTTCCCCTCAACCGAGAAAAGAGGTCATTGCTCAAAATTTTACTAATGGTAGTTCGTCTTTAGATATTGGTTCAGTAGGAAGAGCCGAATTAAAGAATGGGATTGCTTGGACTCAAGGGGGTCCGGCTGATAACCGAAAATATCTCCTGACCTTAAACGAACCGTTTCACAACACTCAAGGAGAAGAAATCTTACCTTCTGGAACTCGTGTTATTGCAGAGATTACCAATGCGTCGGGTGCAGGGGTCTTTTTCATGGATGTGATTCAGATTTTGACCGAAAACGGTTCCTATCCTATTACCCCCGGAGCAATGCAAATTATTTCCCATGATGGTTCTCCACTTAAAGCCGAATTGAGGAAATTAGAAGATAACCGATTTTGGCAGGATTTTTCAGCAGCCGTGGCTCCAGGAGTCGAACGGGCTATGGGGTCTTTAGCTGATTCAAGCGAAAGCCTTGTTCTTCAAGGTTCTCGTTCTGTCATTACCTCCAGTAATGGTAATAGTAACCCTCTCGCGGCTGGAGTTAGTGGGGTGGCTTCTGGAGTATCTCAAGTGCTTACAGACCGTATGAGAGATAAAAGTCAAGTTCAAGCTGTGCCTTACTTCTGGTTTCCTAGTGGGGCGAGTGTTCAAATTGTTGTCTATGACGATATTTCTTTCTAA